In Nocardioides sp. zg-1228, a single window of DNA contains:
- a CDS encoding metalloregulator ArsR/SmtB family transcription factor, whose translation MDSDEDRADAWFHALSDRTRRDILRRVLAGEHSVSALARSYDMSFAAVQKHVAVLERAGLLTKRRQGREALASGDVEAVRSVGAMLTELEGLWRGRIARMDELLAEPAPAPPTRPSRTTSTGTT comes from the coding sequence ATGGACAGCGACGAAGACCGCGCGGACGCCTGGTTCCACGCGCTCTCCGACCGCACCCGGCGCGACATCCTGCGACGCGTGCTGGCCGGCGAGCACTCCGTCTCCGCCCTGGCCCGCAGCTACGACATGAGCTTCGCCGCCGTGCAGAAGCACGTCGCCGTCCTCGAGCGCGCCGGACTGCTGACCAAGCGCCGTCAGGGCCGTGAGGCCCTGGCCAGCGGCGACGTCGAGGCCGTGCGGTCGGTGGGCGCGATGCTCACCGAGCTCGAGGGCCTCTGGCGCGGCCGCATCGCCCGCATGGACGAGCTCCTCGCCGAGCCCGCCCCCGCACCACCAACCCGTCCCAGCCGGACCACCAGCACGGGGACCACCTGA
- a CDS encoding SRPBCC domain-containing protein, which translates to MPVTDVTHDLDALTLTITADFAAPPERVWQVYADPRQLERVWGPPGYPATFVDHDLVPGGRMTYYMTSPGGDRFYAYWDVATVERPHRFTFTDGFAVDETFAANPDLPESQQVYDFSETADGTRATFVSTYADAASLQKVLAMGVVEGSTQAINQIDGLLAP; encoded by the coding sequence ATGCCCGTCACCGACGTCACCCATGACCTCGACGCCCTCACGCTCACCATCACCGCCGACTTCGCCGCCCCTCCCGAGCGCGTGTGGCAGGTCTACGCCGACCCGCGCCAGCTCGAGCGCGTGTGGGGACCTCCCGGCTACCCCGCCACGTTCGTCGACCACGACCTGGTCCCGGGCGGGCGGATGACCTACTACATGACCAGCCCCGGCGGCGACCGGTTCTACGCCTACTGGGACGTCGCGACCGTCGAGCGGCCCCACCGGTTCACGTTCACCGACGGCTTCGCCGTCGACGAGACGTTCGCCGCCAACCCCGACCTGCCCGAGTCCCAGCAGGTCTACGACTTCAGCGAGACCGCGGACGGCACGCGGGCGACGTTCGTCTCGACCTACGCCGACGCCGCCTCCCTCCAGAAGGTGCTCGCCATGGGCGTCGTCGAGGGCTCCACGCAGGCGATCAACCAGATCGACGGCCTGCTCGCCCCCTGA
- a CDS encoding dihydrofolate reductase family protein, translating into MRTIVITTFLSLDGVMEAPGGGDHPHAGWTFKDVEPDMAAYDIKGRETEEASALLLGRRSYDEFAPVWPSMKEFTTYNAMPKYVVSTTLEGDTVPWGEGTVSVLRSLDDVAALKETEGGEIHVHGSAQLAQGLAKAGLVDRYTLLVYPLLLGSGKRLFGESDKTRLELVEHAAYDNGILLQRYDVVH; encoded by the coding sequence ATGCGCACGATCGTCATCACCACGTTCCTCTCCCTCGACGGCGTCATGGAGGCGCCCGGCGGCGGCGACCACCCCCACGCCGGCTGGACCTTCAAGGACGTCGAGCCCGACATGGCCGCCTACGACATCAAGGGCCGCGAGACCGAGGAGGCCAGCGCCCTGCTCCTGGGCCGGCGCTCGTACGACGAGTTCGCTCCCGTGTGGCCCTCGATGAAGGAGTTCACCACCTACAACGCGATGCCGAAGTACGTCGTCTCCACCACGCTCGAGGGCGACACGGTCCCGTGGGGCGAGGGCACCGTCTCCGTGCTCCGCTCCCTCGACGACGTCGCGGCGCTGAAGGAGACCGAGGGCGGGGAGATCCACGTCCACGGCAGCGCCCAGCTCGCCCAGGGCCTGGCGAAGGCCGGGCTGGTCGACCGCTACACCCTCCTCGTCTACCCGCTCCTGCTCGGCAGCGGCAAGCGGCTCTTCGGCGAGAGCGACAAGACCAGGCTCGAGCTCGTCGAGCACGCCGCCTACGACAACGGCATCCTGCTGCAGCGCTACGACGTCGTGCACTGA
- a CDS encoding protein kinase, producing MHRLVEGLRLGDRYVLQERIASGGMADVWRGLDDVLQREVAVKVMRADPDNEEIFAERFRDEALHSAALLHPNITTVFDYGHDDHLTYLVMELVPGLPLSAVIREHGAMQPEAVRSILGQAALALGTAHEAGVVHRDVKPANILVREDGLVKLTDFGIARAIDAIGHTRVGEMLGTPNYISPEQAVGEQATGASDLYALGVVGHEMLTGKRPFDRGTPIATALCHVNEPPPPLGEDVPEDLRAVVASLLQKDPADRPDSAVAVAVALGMAPAELVEVGVDLASGVHSGYVVLPVTPLTPATPLEAVQPAGRAPADVPTVAAGPEELLR from the coding sequence GTGCACAGGCTCGTGGAAGGACTCCGCCTCGGTGACCGCTACGTCCTGCAGGAGCGCATCGCCTCCGGCGGGATGGCGGACGTCTGGCGCGGCCTCGACGACGTCCTGCAGCGTGAGGTCGCCGTCAAGGTGATGCGGGCCGATCCCGACAACGAGGAGATCTTCGCCGAGCGCTTCCGCGACGAGGCGCTCCACTCCGCGGCTCTCCTGCACCCCAACATCACCACCGTCTTCGACTACGGCCACGACGACCACCTGACCTACCTCGTGATGGAGCTCGTGCCGGGACTGCCGCTCTCGGCGGTCATCCGCGAGCACGGGGCGATGCAGCCCGAGGCGGTGCGCTCGATCCTCGGCCAGGCCGCCCTCGCGCTCGGCACCGCCCACGAGGCCGGCGTGGTCCACCGCGACGTCAAGCCGGCCAACATCCTGGTCCGCGAGGACGGCCTGGTGAAGCTGACCGACTTCGGCATCGCCCGCGCGATCGACGCCATCGGCCACACGCGGGTGGGCGAGATGCTCGGCACGCCCAACTACATCAGCCCCGAGCAGGCGGTCGGGGAGCAGGCCACGGGCGCCAGCGACCTCTACGCCCTCGGCGTGGTGGGCCACGAGATGCTCACCGGCAAGCGTCCCTTCGACCGCGGCACCCCGATCGCGACGGCGCTGTGCCACGTCAACGAGCCGCCCCCGCCGCTGGGCGAGGACGTGCCGGAGGACCTGCGCGCCGTCGTCGCGTCGCTGCTCCAGAAGGACCCGGCGGACCGACCCGACAGCGCGGTCGCGGTGGCGGTGGCGCTGGGGATGGCCCCGGCGGAGCTCGTCGAGGTCGGCGTCGACCTCGCCTCGGGCGTGCACAGCGGCTACGTCGTGCTGCCGGTCACGCCGCTCACCCCGGCGACCCCGCTCGAGGCGGTGCAGCCCGCCGGCCGGGCGCCCGCCGACGTCCCGACGGTGGCGGCCGGGCCCGAGGAGCTGCTGCGCTGA